A single Arcobacter sp. LA11 DNA region contains:
- a CDS encoding fibronectin type III domain-containing protein: MTKLMRLTSLTALILLVSGCAYKDKLSKPVAPKIDETLEVVDSASIRSISDMNAVAFEWRKVDDPRVVGYHFYRANMQKDGAKLKLIDTIENKYTTHYVDEDLEPNTKYVYKISSATDSDIESRTTADYVVSTLPKMEGVSFIQAISNLPRQIKIIWRPHSNERVESYVVQRSTPQTAEWKNLKTIEGRLQAEYIDEDLDDNVIYNYRVFAKTFDELLSQASEIVKAQTKPLPKGILGLKATNDLPRKIALNWQASDTSDIIKYNIYRSTDSTSYFDKIKTVDAQTLSFDDFVNEDGKVYFYKISSVDKDGLESNLNINSIMGATLGKLNKPIITLAQIQGEKAILNWQSGDNRAVSYIIHKTIKENFFKSKTIKFEGITALRYEDKDIVRGVEYNYAIQSVDKFGIVSPKTNKTELVLPKLKKLN, encoded by the coding sequence ATGACAAAATTAATGAGACTAACATCGTTAACAGCTTTAATTTTATTAGTTAGTGGATGTGCTTATAAAGATAAATTATCAAAACCAGTAGCCCCAAAAATTGATGAAACACTTGAAGTAGTTGATTCTGCTTCTATTAGATCTATTTCAGATATGAATGCAGTTGCTTTTGAATGGAGAAAAGTTGATGACCCAAGAGTAGTTGGATATCATTTCTATAGAGCAAATATGCAAAAAGATGGAGCAAAATTAAAACTTATTGATACAATTGAAAATAAATATACTACACATTATGTTGATGAAGATTTAGAACCAAACACAAAATATGTTTATAAAATTTCATCTGCAACAGATTCGGATATAGAATCAAGAACTACAGCAGACTATGTAGTTTCAACTCTTCCAAAAATGGAAGGAGTAAGTTTTATTCAAGCTATTTCAAATCTTCCTAGACAAATAAAGATTATTTGGAGACCACACTCAAATGAAAGAGTAGAATCATATGTAGTTCAAAGAAGTACTCCTCAAACAGCAGAATGGAAAAATCTTAAAACAATTGAGGGAAGATTACAAGCTGAATATATAGATGAAGATCTAGATGATAATGTAATTTACAACTATAGAGTATTTGCAAAAACTTTTGATGAATTATTATCTCAAGCAAGTGAAATTGTAAAAGCTCAAACGAAACCTTTACCAAAGGGAATTCTAGGATTAAAAGCAACTAATGACTTACCAAGAAAGATAGCACTTAACTGGCAAGCTTCTGATACTTCTGATATTATTAAATACAATATTTATAGAAGTACAGACTCTACTAGTTACTTTGATAAAATCAAAACTGTAGATGCTCAAACTTTAAGTTTTGATGACTTTGTAAATGAAGATGGAAAAGTATATTTCTACAAAATAAGCTCTGTTGATAAAGATGGATTAGAAAGTAATTTAAATATAAACTCTATAATGGGAGCAACACTAGGTAAATTAAATAAACCTATTATTACTTTAGCTCAAATTCAAGGTGAAAAAGCAATATTAAATTGGCAATCTGGTGATAACAGAGCTGTTTCTTATATCATTCATAAAACAATAAAAGAGAACTTCTTTAAATCAAAAACAATTAAATTTGAAGGAATCACTGCTTTAAGATATGAAGATAAAGATATAGTGAGAGGTGTTGAATATAATTATGCAATTCAATCTGTTGATAAATTTGGAATAGTATCACCTAAAACAAATAAAACAGAATTAGTATTACCAAAATTAAAAAAGTTAAATTAA
- a CDS encoding RluA family pseudouridine synthase, translating to MDKFFIVQEPNRLDKFLSLNIEASRNQIEQLIKKGFVNVDGKNITKTGLKLKENQNVEVSFPEAQINPIKDIEFVKESLKDKEVKIIYEDDYILVLNKPYNLTVHDAPSVKDATLVDWLKLKNISLSTISGEERHGIVHRLDKGTSGVMVIAKTNEAHTGLATQLEDKSMGRYYIAITDLPLKDEIIIEKPIARSPNNRLKMAIVENGKNAKSAFSKIELSKNEKYELIACKLFTGRTHQIRVHLSSINRHILGDNLYGFKGELNKINRFYLHAYNLYLIHPITNEKMSFTANLSDDMHNFLEKNFNMESLNDKINETNIVNSFNFIS from the coding sequence ATGGATAAATTTTTTATTGTTCAAGAGCCAAATCGTTTAGATAAATTCTTAAGTCTAAACATCGAAGCTTCAAGAAATCAAATAGAACAACTTATAAAAAAAGGTTTTGTAAATGTTGATGGAAAAAATATTACAAAAACAGGATTAAAATTAAAAGAAAATCAAAACGTTGAAGTTAGCTTTCCAGAAGCCCAAATAAACCCAATAAAAGACATTGAATTTGTAAAAGAGTCTTTAAAAGACAAAGAAGTAAAAATAATCTATGAAGATGATTACATTTTAGTTCTAAATAAACCCTATAACTTAACAGTACATGATGCACCAAGTGTAAAAGATGCAACTTTAGTAGATTGGTTAAAGCTTAAAAACATTTCACTATCTACTATTAGCGGAGAAGAACGACATGGAATTGTTCATAGACTAGATAAAGGAACAAGTGGAGTAATGGTTATTGCAAAAACCAATGAAGCACATACAGGATTAGCTACTCAACTTGAAGATAAATCTATGGGAAGATATTATATAGCCATAACAGACTTACCACTAAAAGATGAAATAATTATAGAAAAACCAATTGCTAGAAGCCCTAACAATAGACTTAAAATGGCAATAGTAGAAAATGGTAAAAATGCAAAGTCTGCTTTTAGTAAAATAGAACTCTCAAAAAATGAAAAATATGAACTAATTGCATGTAAGCTTTTTACAGGAAGAACCCATCAAATCAGAGTACATCTAAGTTCGATAAATAGGCATATATTAGGAGATAATTTATATGGATTTAAGGGCGAATTAAATAAAATAAATAGATTTTATTTACATGCATATAATCTATACTTAATTCATCCAATTACAAATGAAAAAATGAGTTTTACGGCAAACTTAAGTGATGATATGCATAACTTTTTAGAAAAAAACTTTAATATGGAGAGTTTAAATGACAAAATTAATGAGACTAACATCGTTAACAGCTTTAATTTTATTAGTTAG